The Henckelia pumila isolate YLH828 chromosome 2, ASM3356847v2, whole genome shotgun sequence genome includes a window with the following:
- the LOC140878020 gene encoding LOB domain-containing protein 1-like → MAAEGSPSAVSPPPAVVNLSPCAACKILRRRCRDNKCILAPYFPPTEPLKFAIAHRVFGASNIIKMLKGLPDDCREDAVNSMVYEANARLRDPVYGCTGAIYQLQHQITELQAELAKAQVQNIFMQTQTSSLLFKDHNGNDQEMLPQSMPLFYEDSTLAENNIASGVNAWDFNPFGNE, encoded by the exons ATGGCGGCGGAAGGTTCCCCCTCCGCCGTGTCTCCTCCTCCGGCGGTGGTGAATCTAAGCCCGTGCGCGGCCTGCAAGATCCTCCGCCGCAGATGCCGTGACAACAAATGTATCCTGGCGCCTTATTTTCCACCCACGGAACCACTCAAATTCGCCATCGCGCATCGCGTTTTCGGTGCCAGCAACATAATCAAGATGTTGAAG GGACTTCCCGATGATTGCAGAGAAGATGCAGTAAACAGCATGGTGTATGAAGCTAATGCAAGGCTAAGGGATCCGGTTTACGGCTGCACCGGCGCGATTTATCAGCTTCAACACCAAATCACTGAGCTACAAGCTGAGCTAGCCAAGGCTCAGGTGCAGAATATATTCATGCAAACCCAAACTTCAAGTTTACTTTTCAAAGATCACAATGGAAATGATCAAGAAATGTTGCCGCAATCCATGCCGTTATTTTACGAGGATTCGACGTTGGCTGAGAATAATATTGCTTCCGGTGTTAATGCTTGGGACTTTAACCCCTTTGGGAATGAatga